From the Halalkalicoccus sp. CGA53 genome, one window contains:
- a CDS encoding MBL fold metallo-hydrolase: protein MPRAITAEKLRQLQDGEESFALVDTRATEDYEGWRVAGALHFRHTPDHEFDAGAFEEETGLTPEDEVITICAKGKSSSSLANALADAGYENVAFVQDGMEGWSRIYEVAVVPTHDPDVEIIQVQRRAKGCLGYVVGCASAGEAAVIDATRHTEEFVSVAADAGYEITHVLDTHVHADHISGGRALAEEIGASYHLGERATEREVAYEFDPLGRNEVVTVGSVPIKALFTPGHTGEMVSYLVADEAVCTGDTLFVDSVGRTELQFGEGEAREGAALLYDSLHATLLSQPDTVALLPGHFSVSNDGEYGVVSPGEPITVTIGDLRTGLGLLELDREEFVEAITARLPEKPPNYERVIEINTGRREVADSEEAIELELGPNRCAATGD from the coding sequence ATGCCACGGGCGATCACCGCCGAGAAGCTCCGACAGCTCCAGGACGGCGAGGAGTCGTTCGCGCTCGTCGACACGCGCGCGACGGAGGACTACGAGGGCTGGCGCGTCGCCGGCGCATTACACTTCCGTCACACCCCCGATCACGAGTTCGACGCCGGGGCGTTCGAGGAGGAGACGGGGCTCACCCCGGAGGACGAGGTGATCACGATCTGTGCGAAAGGGAAGTCCTCGTCGTCGCTTGCGAACGCGCTCGCCGACGCTGGCTACGAGAACGTCGCGTTCGTCCAGGACGGGATGGAGGGCTGGAGCCGGATCTACGAGGTGGCCGTCGTCCCGACACACGACCCCGACGTCGAGATCATCCAGGTCCAGCGCCGCGCGAAGGGCTGTCTCGGCTACGTCGTCGGCTGCGCGTCGGCCGGTGAGGCAGCCGTGATCGACGCGACGCGACACACCGAGGAGTTCGTGAGCGTGGCGGCAGACGCCGGTTACGAGATCACCCACGTCCTCGACACGCACGTCCACGCCGACCACATCTCCGGCGGACGGGCGTTGGCAGAGGAGATCGGGGCGAGCTACCACCTCGGCGAGCGGGCGACCGAACGCGAGGTCGCGTACGAGTTCGATCCCCTGGGACGGAACGAGGTCGTCACCGTCGGCTCGGTACCGATCAAGGCGCTCTTCACGCCGGGCCACACCGGCGAGATGGTGAGCTACCTCGTGGCCGACGAGGCGGTCTGCACCGGCGATACGCTGTTCGTCGATTCGGTAGGGAGGACCGAACTCCAGTTCGGCGAGGGAGAGGCACGCGAGGGCGCGGCGCTGCTCTACGACTCGCTGCACGCGACGCTCCTCAGCCAACCGGACACGGTCGCGCTCCTCCCGGGGCACTTCTCGGTGAGCAACGACGGGGAGTACGGCGTGGTCTCGCCGGGCGAGCCGATCACGGTGACGATCGGCGACCTCCGAACCGGCCTCGGGCTGCTCGAACTGGACAGAGAGGAGTTCGTCGAGGCGATCACCGCGCGGCTCCCCGAGAAACCGCCGAACTACGAACGGGTGATCGAGATCAACACGGGTCGGCGCGAGGTGGCCGACAGCGAGGAGGCGATCGAACTCGAACTCGGCCCCAATCGGTGTGCGGCGACCGGCGACTGA
- a CDS encoding TetR/AcrR family transcriptional regulator, whose translation MGSGGLFDDEPADTREAIMQATYRALRAHGYAGLTIQRIGDEFPKSKSLLYHHYDGKDDLLLEFLSFMLERFEETIPDREYGDAREHLRGIVDHAVPETIHPERAEFRAAMVELRAQAATDEAYREHFTRNDRFFRERFAAVVRRGIEEGTFREVEPDRVAAMLLATVHGAMQEAATTDAAETARIREELFAYIERRLLTAGAESGVVG comes from the coding sequence ATGGGCTCGGGAGGACTCTTCGACGACGAACCGGCCGACACGCGCGAGGCGATCATGCAGGCCACCTACCGCGCGCTCCGAGCACACGGTTACGCCGGGCTGACGATCCAGCGGATCGGCGACGAGTTCCCGAAGAGCAAGTCGTTGCTCTATCACCACTACGACGGGAAGGACGACCTCTTGCTCGAGTTCCTCTCGTTCATGCTCGAGCGGTTCGAGGAGACGATCCCCGATCGCGAGTATGGGGACGCACGCGAACACCTCCGGGGGATCGTCGACCACGCGGTCCCGGAGACGATCCACCCCGAGCGAGCCGAGTTCAGGGCCGCGATGGTCGAACTCCGCGCGCAGGCCGCCACCGACGAGGCCTACCGCGAGCACTTCACCCGGAACGACAGGTTCTTCCGCGAGCGTTTCGCCGCGGTCGTCCGTCGGGGGATCGAGGAGGGCACGTTCCGCGAGGTCGAGCCGGACCGGGTCGCCGCGATGCTGCTCGCGACGGTCCACGGTGCGATGCAGGAGGCGGCGACGACCGACGCGGCCGAGACCGCCCGGATCCGTGAGGAGCTTTTCGCCTACATCGAACGTCGACTACTGACGGCCGGGGCAGAATCCGGGGTGGTCGGGTGA
- a CDS encoding DUF7344 domain-containing protein → MSTDTVSATDAGELQTPTTPTIRREDIFEVLSNDRRQQVLNYMKHREGESVQLRELVDHVAAWENDTTVERLDSSARKCVYTALRQSHLPKLDEYDIVEYDARRGEVELTEGAREVQMYLEYAPRNDVPWSHYYLGLSGVAALLTLVTWAGVGPFAGLAGLSLAGILVALFATSAVVHTYQSRMNLLGSEEALEP, encoded by the coding sequence ATGAGCACTGACACAGTATCCGCCACGGACGCCGGGGAGCTACAGACACCGACGACCCCTACGATCAGACGAGAGGACATCTTCGAGGTGTTGAGCAACGACCGCAGACAGCAGGTGCTCAACTACATGAAACACCGGGAGGGGGAGTCAGTACAGCTCCGCGAGCTCGTCGATCACGTCGCCGCCTGGGAGAACGACACCACCGTCGAGCGACTCGACTCCTCCGCGCGCAAGTGCGTCTACACGGCACTCAGACAGTCACATCTCCCGAAGCTCGACGAGTACGACATCGTCGAGTACGACGCGCGACGTGGGGAGGTGGAGCTAACCGAGGGCGCCCGCGAGGTTCAGATGTACCTCGAGTACGCTCCGAGAAACGACGTCCCGTGGTCGCACTACTACCTCGGTCTGTCGGGAGTCGCGGCGCTTCTCACGCTGGTGACCTGGGCGGGAGTCGGCCCGTTCGCCGGGCTCGCTGGGCTCTCGCTCGCGGGCATCCTGGTCGCGCTCTTCGCGACGAGCGCGGTGGTTCACACCTACCAGTCACGGATGAACCTCCTGGGCAGCGAGGAAGCGCTGGAACCCTGA
- a CDS encoding acetamidase/formamidase family protein, with the protein MTERHPTVDHRLSDDESNVHYDWSAERKPALTVAPGETVRFDCRDASNGEIGPKTTVEMLRSLTFEGHPLTGPVAVEGAEPGDVLEVELLGFEERGHGFTYFYEGDAGKGLLPDAFDDPGLYVWEIDDGVAEFVDGIEVPVDPFPGCIGVAPAADGVHATTPPRRVGGNVDIKHLTAGSTLYLPIEVETGLFSIGDCHAAQGDGEVCVTAIEAAMSVTARLDLRRDMSIEEPQFRTTGPFTPTGVDEPMFATTGIADDLMTASKKAVGQMIDHLHDERRLSRDEAYILCSVAVDLKINEVVDAPNWVVSAYLPESLFPG; encoded by the coding sequence GTGACCGAACGCCACCCGACCGTCGATCATCGACTCTCCGACGACGAATCTAACGTTCACTACGACTGGTCCGCCGAACGCAAGCCCGCTCTGACGGTCGCTCCCGGCGAGACCGTCCGCTTCGACTGTCGGGACGCCTCGAACGGCGAGATCGGGCCCAAGACGACCGTCGAGATGCTTCGCTCGCTGACGTTCGAGGGGCATCCGCTCACCGGTCCGGTTGCCGTCGAGGGTGCGGAGCCGGGCGACGTCCTCGAAGTCGAACTGCTCGGCTTCGAGGAGCGCGGACACGGGTTCACGTACTTCTACGAGGGGGACGCCGGGAAGGGGCTGCTCCCGGACGCGTTTGACGATCCGGGGTTGTACGTCTGGGAGATCGATGACGGCGTCGCCGAGTTCGTCGACGGGATAGAGGTACCGGTCGACCCGTTCCCGGGGTGTATCGGTGTCGCTCCCGCCGCGGACGGTGTCCACGCGACGACACCTCCACGGCGGGTCGGCGGCAACGTCGATATCAAACACCTCACCGCCGGTTCGACGCTGTACCTCCCGATCGAAGTCGAAACGGGGCTGTTCTCGATCGGTGACTGCCACGCGGCTCAGGGCGACGGCGAGGTCTGTGTCACCGCGATCGAGGCGGCGATGTCGGTGACCGCACGGCTGGATCTCAGAAGAGACATGTCGATCGAGGAGCCACAGTTCCGGACGACCGGGCCGTTCACCCCGACAGGGGTCGACGAGCCGATGTTCGCGACGACCGGTATCGCCGACGACCTGATGACCGCGAGCAAAAAGGCGGTCGGTCAGATGATCGACCATCTCCACGACGAGCGACGCCTCTCTCGGGACGAGGCGTACATCCTCTGTTCGGTGGCGGTCGACCTGAAGATCAACGAAGTCGTCGATGCACCGAACTGGGTCGTCTCGGCGTATCTCCCCGAGAGCCTCTTTCCCGGGTAG
- a CDS encoding amidase, whose product MNGESVDPIEATVGDVHAAFEAGTMTAVGLVDRYLERIDAYDDELRSILAVNPTSREWAAELDATFEREGLSGPLHGIPIVLKDNHDTYDLPTTAGSEALAGSRPDEDAFVVERLRDAGAIVLAKANLQELSFGVDTVSSLGGETKNAYSLSHRPSGSSGGTAAAIAANLGLLGTGSDTCSSVRSPPAFNALVGVRPTTGLVSRTGIVPLSTTQDTPGPIARTVEDAARMLDVLVGYDPADPTTATGHDARPSGGYVSHLDERGLEGARIGVVRSFFGLSDESLDLEEGAATVTEITERAIEEMVAAGATVFDPVRVADPERLDAARLVGLEFGRDLNRYLGGREGVPNTLEAIVDSGKIHPWIRERIEDAGILDVDAETVGESREYLKRLALRGELRVDTLARMANERLDALVYPPSAVPPVALPERQPFSEMRCELAAHTGLPAIVVPAGYTDGGLPVGVELLGRSFGEPRLFELAYAYEQASGHRDPPEAYGPIG is encoded by the coding sequence ATGAACGGGGAGTCCGTCGATCCGATCGAAGCGACCGTCGGTGACGTCCACGCGGCGTTCGAGGCGGGGACGATGACCGCGGTCGGTCTCGTCGACCGGTACCTGGAACGGATCGACGCGTACGACGACGAGCTCCGGTCGATACTGGCCGTCAACCCGACTTCTCGCGAGTGGGCGGCCGAACTCGACGCGACCTTCGAACGGGAGGGGCTCTCCGGTCCGCTCCACGGGATCCCGATCGTCCTGAAGGACAACCACGACACGTACGACCTGCCGACGACGGCAGGATCGGAGGCGCTCGCGGGCTCTCGCCCCGACGAAGACGCGTTCGTGGTGGAACGACTCCGCGACGCCGGCGCTATCGTCCTGGCGAAGGCGAACCTCCAGGAGCTCTCGTTCGGGGTCGATACGGTCAGTTCGCTGGGCGGCGAGACGAAAAACGCCTACTCGCTGTCGCATCGACCCTCGGGATCGAGCGGGGGGACGGCCGCGGCCATCGCCGCGAACCTCGGTCTGCTCGGAACCGGCTCCGACACCTGTTCGTCGGTGCGGTCCCCACCGGCGTTCAACGCTCTGGTCGGAGTTCGGCCGACGACGGGCCTCGTGAGCCGAACCGGTATCGTCCCCCTCTCGACGACACAGGACACCCCCGGGCCGATCGCCCGGACGGTCGAAGACGCTGCCCGGATGCTCGACGTCCTGGTCGGCTACGACCCGGCGGACCCGACCACCGCGACGGGCCACGACGCTCGGCCATCCGGCGGATACGTCTCCCACCTCGACGAGCGGGGACTCGAGGGCGCTCGGATCGGCGTCGTTCGGTCGTTCTTCGGGCTGTCCGACGAATCACTCGACCTCGAGGAGGGGGCAGCGACGGTGACGGAGATAACGGAACGAGCGATCGAGGAGATGGTGGCTGCGGGTGCGACCGTCTTCGATCCCGTCCGGGTCGCCGACCCGGAACGACTCGACGCGGCGCGCCTCGTCGGCCTGGAGTTCGGACGCGATCTGAACCGGTATCTCGGCGGGCGTGAGGGGGTCCCGAACACGCTCGAGGCCATCGTCGACTCCGGGAAGATCCACCCGTGGATACGCGAGCGCATCGAGGACGCCGGGATCCTCGACGTCGACGCCGAAACCGTAGGAGAGAGTCGGGAGTACCTGAAGCGACTCGCGCTCCGGGGGGAGCTTCGCGTCGATACCCTCGCGAGGATGGCGAACGAGCGGCTGGATGCGCTGGTCTACCCGCCTTCTGCCGTTCCACCCGTTGCGCTCCCCGAGCGTCAGCCGTTCAGCGAGATGCGCTGTGAACTCGCCGCCCACACGGGACTGCCTGCGATCGTCGTGCCCGCAGGGTACACGGATGGAGGACTTCCCGTCGGTGTCGAACTCCTCGGCCGATCGTTCGGGGAGCCACGCCTGTTCGAACTCGCGTACGCCTACGAGCAGGCATCGGGACACCGCGACCCCCCGGAGGCGTACGGTCCGATCGGATGA
- a CDS encoding hydantoinase B/oxoprolinase family protein: protein MSDSGRSGGGAERRETGIDAVTLEVIRNACAAISEEMNANLIRTGYSPNIKERRDCSCAVFDSEGKMISQAENMPVHLGAMPFSVEAALDRYPPETLSPGDAVLLNDPFRGGAHLPDLTLVTPVFYEGEIVALAANRAHHADVGGSTAGSVAADSTEIYQEGIRIPPVKLYREGEVSADVMEIVLANVRTPDERRGDLRAQQAANETGRDRLRGLAETYGPDGLEEAITEIQHYAERRMRAEIDRLPDGVYEFADVLDDDGQGTEDIRIEAAVTIDGDSIGVDFDGTADQTEGAINAVFAVTASATYYAVRCVTDPDIPPNDGAYRPVKIDAPEGTVVNASLPAAVVGGNLEVSQRVTDVILGALAEAAPERAIGACQGTMNNVTFGGTDPRTGTPYAFYETQGGGFGGRASGDGMDGVHVHMSNTMNTPAEVLQTAYPLAVERYELRPDSGGAGEFRGGLGLRRDIEVRGHEASFSLLADRRVHAPYGVHGGGKGGRGDDKLIRDGEERELAAKSTHRLRPGDVVSIRTPGGGGYGDPADRDPESARRDRELGKVSSNAADDTRE, encoded by the coding sequence ATGAGCGACTCCGGGCGGTCGGGCGGAGGCGCCGAGAGGCGGGAGACGGGGATCGACGCGGTGACGCTCGAGGTGATCCGGAACGCCTGTGCCGCCATCTCCGAGGAGATGAACGCGAACCTCATTCGGACGGGCTACTCGCCGAACATCAAAGAGCGCCGGGACTGCTCCTGTGCGGTGTTCGATAGCGAGGGGAAGATGATCAGCCAGGCGGAGAACATGCCCGTCCACCTCGGGGCGATGCCCTTTTCGGTCGAGGCCGCCCTCGACCGTTACCCACCCGAGACGCTCTCGCCGGGCGATGCGGTGCTGCTCAACGACCCGTTTCGAGGGGGGGCACACCTCCCGGACCTCACGCTCGTGACACCCGTCTTTTATGAGGGAGAGATCGTCGCCCTGGCCGCGAACCGCGCCCACCACGCCGACGTCGGCGGATCGACCGCCGGGAGCGTCGCGGCGGACTCGACGGAGATCTACCAGGAGGGGATCAGGATCCCCCCGGTCAAGCTCTACCGGGAGGGTGAGGTCTCGGCGGACGTGATGGAGATCGTCCTCGCCAACGTCAGGACGCCCGACGAGCGCCGCGGCGACCTCCGCGCCCAGCAGGCGGCGAACGAGACCGGCCGGGATCGACTTCGGGGACTCGCCGAGACGTACGGTCCCGACGGGCTTGAGGAGGCGATCACGGAGATCCAGCACTACGCCGAACGCCGGATGCGTGCCGAGATCGACCGCCTGCCCGACGGCGTCTACGAGTTCGCGGACGTGCTCGACGACGACGGTCAGGGAACCGAGGATATCCGCATCGAGGCGGCGGTGACGATCGACGGCGACTCGATCGGGGTGGACTTCGATGGGACCGCCGACCAGACCGAGGGTGCGATCAACGCCGTCTTCGCCGTCACCGCGTCGGCGACCTACTACGCCGTCCGCTGTGTGACCGATCCGGACATCCCGCCGAACGACGGGGCCTACCGCCCGGTCAAAATCGACGCGCCGGAGGGTACGGTGGTGAACGCCTCGTTGCCGGCGGCCGTCGTCGGCGGCAACCTGGAGGTCTCTCAGCGGGTGACCGACGTGATCCTCGGCGCGCTCGCGGAAGCGGCACCCGAGCGGGCGATCGGCGCGTGTCAGGGGACGATGAACAACGTCACGTTCGGGGGGACCGACCCGCGGACGGGGACACCGTACGCGTTCTACGAGACGCAGGGCGGCGGGTTCGGCGGACGCGCGAGCGGCGACGGGATGGACGGCGTCCACGTCCACATGAGCAACACGATGAACACGCCCGCCGAGGTGCTCCAGACTGCCTATCCCCTCGCCGTCGAGCGGTACGAACTCCGCCCGGACTCGGGCGGAGCGGGCGAGTTCCGGGGCGGGCTGGGCCTCCGCCGGGACATCGAGGTGCGGGGTCACGAGGCCTCGTTCAGCCTCCTCGCGGACCGTCGGGTCCACGCACCCTACGGCGTCCATGGCGGTGGCAAGGGGGGCCGCGGGGACGACAAACTCATCCGGGACGGCGAGGAACGAGAGCTGGCAGCGAAGTCGACACACCGTCTCCGACCAGGCGACGTCGTGAGCATCAGGACCCCGGGCGGCGGCGGCTACGGCGATCCGGCGGATCGGGACCCCGAGTCAGCGAGGCGGGACCGAGAGCTCGGAAAGGTTTCCTCGAACGCGGCCGACGATACACGCGAGTGA
- a CDS encoding DUF3267 domain-containing protein, translating to MSETDHWTSGPTDPHGAPPAPDGYADPYSFVYPTVVVLVGSSLLGVLSLAGVVGLLWELQGPALFAAFTDVTVDGETTAYSVDLIAIGVPVLVALVLTAVVHELVHGAVFAHYGHEVSYGVAPAMGAFYAGAFGQFQEREALLRVGLAPLVLVTAVCVPLLIVPIPFVAITAAFVLVLNGSGAIVDLYLAWRLRRMPPGTLLYDVDIDRSYVYEPLAGDDRSSPVE from the coding sequence GTGTCCGAGACCGATCACTGGACGTCCGGGCCGACCGACCCACACGGTGCGCCCCCGGCGCCGGATGGCTACGCCGATCCCTACTCGTTCGTCTATCCGACGGTGGTGGTGCTGGTCGGTTCGTCTCTCCTGGGCGTCCTCTCGCTCGCGGGCGTCGTCGGCCTCCTCTGGGAACTGCAGGGTCCCGCGCTGTTCGCGGCGTTCACCGACGTGACGGTCGACGGCGAGACGACGGCCTACTCGGTCGACCTGATCGCCATCGGCGTCCCGGTTCTCGTCGCGCTGGTCCTCACGGCCGTCGTCCACGAACTGGTCCACGGCGCGGTGTTCGCTCACTACGGCCACGAGGTGAGCTACGGCGTCGCCCCGGCGATGGGGGCGTTCTACGCGGGCGCCTTCGGCCAGTTTCAGGAGCGCGAGGCGCTCCTCCGCGTCGGCCTCGCACCGCTCGTCCTCGTCACGGCCGTCTGCGTCCCGCTGCTGATCGTTCCGATCCCGTTCGTCGCGATCACCGCGGCGTTCGTGCTGGTGCTGAACGGCTCCGGAGCGATCGTCGACCTCTATCTGGCCTGGCGACTCCGGCGGATGCCCCCCGGGACGCTCCTCTACGACGTCGACATCGATCGCTCGTACGTCTACGAACCGCTCGCCGGGGACGACCGGTCGTCCCCGGTCGAGTGA
- a CDS encoding MATE family efflux transporter, with amino-acid sequence MSEGGSNRSVDVINGNLVWPLIVLSVPIVLTNLLMVGYNLADTFWVGRLGQEAVSALSFSWAIIFLVISFAIGFNVAGTVLVAQNKGAGNLNRITSVAGQTVTFVFALSILFALLGFLLTPSLLRLIGAEPGTLEYDYALVYTRTEFVGMPFIFAFFVFQSLLQGWGDTRTPLYLMTFSVVLNVVIDPFFILGFEENVVFAWFGLEALEASLYATTGFAGWEVQGAAFATILSRGLAAGIGIWLLLSGSVGIQLAPGDFRLELATVKQLVTIGAPASIEISTKAFSVTILTALVALAGPTAVAGYGIGTRVTSMVVLPALGLARGVETVVGQNLGARQVDRAKRGVLAGAALIAGCLLLFSAFVYAFADPIVGVFITGSGAGEVTAIGGEYLRIVSLSFVFLGVFYIVQGAFRGSGSTRVAMTFAIIGFIVLRPLLAYGFAEPLGMDATGVFVGDALTNVVIVLIAGAYLLRGTWTESVIEREADRDPVAETGEPPTPVGSGFEDD; translated from the coding sequence GTGAGCGAGGGAGGATCGAACCGGTCGGTCGACGTCATCAACGGGAACCTGGTCTGGCCGCTGATCGTGCTCTCGGTGCCGATCGTCCTCACCAACCTGCTGATGGTCGGCTACAACCTCGCCGACACGTTCTGGGTCGGTCGTCTCGGCCAGGAGGCGGTCTCCGCGCTGTCCTTTTCGTGGGCGATCATCTTCCTCGTGATCAGCTTCGCGATCGGGTTCAACGTCGCCGGGACCGTGCTCGTCGCCCAGAACAAGGGTGCGGGCAACCTGAATCGGATCACGAGCGTCGCCGGACAGACGGTCACGTTCGTCTTCGCGCTCTCGATACTGTTCGCACTCCTCGGCTTCCTCCTCACGCCCTCGTTGCTCCGGCTTATCGGCGCCGAACCCGGTACCCTGGAGTACGACTACGCGCTCGTCTATACCCGGACGGAGTTCGTCGGGATGCCCTTCATCTTCGCCTTCTTCGTCTTCCAGTCGTTGCTCCAGGGCTGGGGTGACACCCGGACGCCGCTCTACCTCATGACGTTCAGCGTCGTGCTCAACGTCGTCATCGATCCGTTCTTCATCCTCGGGTTCGAGGAGAACGTCGTCTTCGCGTGGTTCGGCCTCGAGGCGCTCGAGGCCTCGCTGTACGCGACGACCGGTTTCGCGGGGTGGGAGGTCCAGGGTGCGGCGTTCGCGACGATCCTCTCGCGGGGGCTCGCCGCCGGGATCGGGATCTGGCTGTTGCTCTCGGGGTCGGTCGGCATCCAGCTCGCGCCCGGTGACTTCCGGCTCGAACTCGCTACGGTGAAACAGCTCGTCACGATCGGCGCGCCCGCGAGCATCGAGATCAGCACGAAGGCGTTCAGCGTGACGATCCTGACCGCGCTGGTCGCGCTGGCCGGTCCGACCGCGGTCGCCGGCTACGGGATCGGGACCCGCGTCACCTCGATGGTCGTGCTCCCAGCGCTCGGACTCGCGCGCGGGGTCGAGACCGTCGTCGGCCAGAACCTCGGGGCGAGACAGGTCGACCGCGCGAAGCGGGGCGTCCTCGCCGGTGCCGCGCTCATCGCCGGCTGTCTGCTGCTGTTCAGCGCCTTCGTCTACGCCTTCGCCGACCCGATCGTCGGCGTCTTCATCACCGGATCGGGTGCCGGGGAGGTGACCGCCATCGGTGGGGAGTATCTCCGGATCGTCAGTCTCTCGTTCGTCTTCCTCGGCGTCTTCTACATCGTCCAGGGGGCGTTTCGCGGCAGCGGCAGCACGCGAGTCGCCATGACGTTCGCGATCATCGGCTTCATCGTCCTCCGGCCGCTGCTCGCCTACGGCTTCGCCGAACCCCTCGGGATGGACGCGACCGGGGTCTTCGTCGGGGACGCACTGACCAACGTCGTCATCGTCCTCATCGCGGGGGCGTACCTCCTCAGGGGGACCTGGACCGAGAGCGTGATCGAGAGGGAGGCAGACCGAGACCCCGTCGCCGAGACCGGAGAGCCCCCGACGCCGGTGGGAAGCGGGTTCGAGGACGACTGA
- a CDS encoding DUF7545 family protein, with product MSETTAFTIDGEEGSTDRLSIPTGLLEMLRTGEESSAEIVGDLAMLTCAQQIHAIAHHTEGEPDEELVAVEKRTMELFEERFGASYEEVTGHAH from the coding sequence ATGTCAGAAACCACGGCGTTCACGATCGACGGGGAAGAGGGCTCGACCGATCGCCTCTCGATCCCGACCGGGCTCCTCGAGATGCTTCGAACGGGGGAGGAGTCCTCGGCGGAGATAGTCGGCGACCTGGCGATGCTGACCTGTGCCCAGCAGATCCACGCCATCGCCCACCACACGGAAGGCGAGCCGGACGAGGAGCTCGTGGCCGTCGAAAAACGGACCATGGAGCTCTTCGAGGAACGCTTCGGCGCCTCCTATGAAGAGGTCACCGGCCACGCACACTGA
- a CDS encoding DUF7344 domain-containing protein, which translates to MSVPTIPDEDPAPDNRPGLERDDVFHLLQSGRRRAVLSYLLTHEEETYVMRDIAEAIAAWENETTVEALSSSQRQRVYIALYQSHLPKLDEYGVIEYEQSRGTVVPTELASLFGPYIEDEFRGETAVTGSDGSDPGEDTGIVRSIRSILR; encoded by the coding sequence ATGAGCGTTCCAACGATCCCTGATGAAGACCCCGCCCCAGATAACCGTCCCGGTCTGGAGCGAGACGACGTGTTCCACCTGCTACAGAGCGGGCGTCGACGGGCCGTGTTGAGCTACCTCCTGACTCACGAGGAGGAGACCTACGTGATGCGCGACATCGCGGAGGCGATCGCGGCCTGGGAGAACGAGACGACGGTAGAGGCGCTGAGTTCGAGCCAGCGCCAGCGGGTCTACATCGCGCTCTATCAGTCTCATCTCCCGAAGCTCGACGAGTACGGGGTGATTGAGTACGAACAGTCCCGCGGAACGGTCGTCCCGACGGAGCTCGCCTCGCTGTTCGGACCCTACATCGAGGACGAGTTCCGGGGAGAGACCGCGGTGACCGGGTCCGATGGCTCGGACCCGGGCGAAGACACCGGTATCGTCCGTTCGATCCGCTCGATCCTCCGGTAG
- a CDS encoding DUF7344 domain-containing protein translates to MNSARRFDEGEIHDILRNDRRRAVITVLDERGGSATIRELSERIATLESNEDPPPRNLRQSVYVSLHQTHLPKLDALDIVDYDTDTKRVELREESADVKAHMGSPEPDRWPFQLVIGVSVLGSVFSVAVLAGFDTVLAAGAIVSFGTLIAVGAYALWGP, encoded by the coding sequence ATGAATTCGGCGCGACGATTCGACGAAGGCGAGATTCACGACATACTGCGCAACGACCGTCGTCGCGCGGTCATCACCGTTCTCGACGAACGGGGTGGGTCGGCGACGATCCGAGAGCTCTCGGAGCGGATAGCGACCCTCGAGAGCAACGAGGATCCACCGCCACGAAACCTGAGACAGAGCGTCTACGTCTCGCTCCACCAGACACACCTCCCGAAGCTCGACGCGCTCGACATCGTCGACTACGATACGGATACGAAGCGTGTCGAACTCCGGGAGGAGTCGGCCGACGTCAAGGCGCACATGGGCTCGCCGGAGCCCGACCGCTGGCCGTTTCAGCTCGTCATCGGGGTGAGCGTCCTCGGATCGGTGTTCTCCGTCGCGGTTCTCGCGGGGTTCGACACCGTCCTCGCGGCCGGGGCGATCGTCAGCTTCGGAACGCTGATCGCGGTCGGCGCGTACGCGCTCTGGGGTCCGTGA